In the genome of Synechococcus sp. UW179A, the window GCCCGACGCCGTTAGCAGTCAGGCAGTTGCCGGCTGAATCAGGCGGCGGTCCGATCGGACCGCCTTCGATTGTTGTGTCTTGTGCTGCGCCAGCGTTCCAGAAGGGGAATGGGGATCTCTGGCAGCGGCTTCGAGGGCTCTTCAATCAGGGGCAGAGCAGGTTCGCCCAGGATCTGTTGAGCTCGTGCCAGCAGGCGGTAACGCTCCATCAGTGGTTCCAGGCGTTGCTGAAACTTGCGCTCAAACAGGTCTGGGAGCTCGCTCAGCAGTGCTTCATAGTGATCAACCATCTCTTCAAGTTCAACGATGCGCGCTCGCAGAGCATCGTTGTCGTCTTGTTGATGTGGATCAGCCTCAACCGGCTCCGGTGATGGATCCCAGAGAGGTAATGGTGCCTGATGGTTGGCGTCGGGAGGCTGCATGACCGAACGCTATCGCTCGGTCAGCAGTTGAACAATGCCTTGGATTTAGGCGGAAGCTTCGGCTGTTTCGGGCTGTGCTGCGGGTTCAGTGCCTGGAGCCACGCGGGGAGCCGGCAGAGGTCCATCTTGCTTGACGGTGAGATAGCGGATGACGTCTTCGCTGAGGCGCATCGCCTTCTCAAGAACAGCAACCTGCTGTCCATCACCGTTGTGGCTCAGCTGAACGTAGATGCCTTCTTTGTGCTTTGCGATCGGATAGGCGAGGCGACGCTTGCCGCGCATTTGGTTGTCCAGGACATCAGCACCGGTTTCCACCAGGATGTCGCGGTACTTGGTGAGATGAGACTCGACTTCCTCTTCCGGAATGTCCGGACGAAGGATGTACATGGTCTCGTAGTAAGGCGTCTGGGTCATGGAGACAGATCCGACAGGGACTGAAGGCTCACTGCGTGAGCGACGGATTTAACAGCCTATCTCCTTGGGGTTGACAGTCTCAGTAGAGCTGCATGCGAACGGCCTGGCTCAACCCGGGAAGATCGGGCTCTCTGCCGCGGATACATTCGATCCAAGCGAAGAGCACCACGGCCAGTACGGCCACCACCACCGTGCTCGAAAGAGTGCGCAGCATCAGCCCACTGCTGAGCGGTTGCAGCAGGATGCCAAAGGCGTAGCCGAGTAGCACCACGATGATGTCCACCAGCAGGGCCTGGAGTGTGTTGAAGCGCAGGAAGTAAGGCACGTTTGAATTGCGCACCACAGCTAGAAACAGCAGGAAGAACACCAGCAGATTTCCGAAGGGGATGCCCCGTTCGAGCAGCACCAGAGGCAATGCAGGCAGCGTGAGCCACTGCATCCAGGGGAACTGACCCATCAGATGGCTACCGAAGGGAATTGCATCGCTCCAGGGCAGCACATACACCAGCAGACCCAGGAACCGTTGCCAGACGGGAATGGGCATCGCAGCCTCAACAGTGGCCTGAGCGTAGGTCGTGTGACTCAGAACGTTGATTCAGTTCGTGGATCCTTCAGGTTGAGCCTGATGTGCATCGAGGCTTCGAAGAGCGCCTTCCCGCATCTGATCAACCGGCACATCCGTTCGACCTGACCATCGACGCAGGGCGGCAGCTCCCTGTTGAACCAGCATTTCCAGTCCATCGATGGTGCGGCATCCGCGCTGTTGACCCAGTGCAAGCCAAGGTGTTGATCGTGGCGTGTAGATCAGGTCGTAGAGGGTCACGGATGCATCAACACCTGCCCAGAGATCACTGCCGAGAGGCATGGCGTTGTCATCTCCATGGCCCTGCATTCCCACAGGAGTGGTGTTCACTACAAGCTTCGAACGCTGCAAGACCCTGCTGAGCGCGTCCGGATCGAAGCTCATGGCGATCAACGGCGCGCTGTCGCTGCTCTGGCCTGCACGCAGGTCGTTCAGAAAGTCATCCAGCGCACCAGAGCGTCTGCCGGCG includes:
- the rpsF gene encoding 30S ribosomal protein S6 → MTQTPYYETMYILRPDIPEEEVESHLTKYRDILVETGADVLDNQMRGKRRLAYPIAKHKEGIYVQLSHNGDGQQVAVLEKAMRLSEDVIRYLTVKQDGPLPAPRVAPGTEPAAQPETAEASA
- a CDS encoding Tic20 family protein → MPIPVWQRFLGLLVYVLPWSDAIPFGSHLMGQFPWMQWLTLPALPLVLLERGIPFGNLLVFFLLFLAVVRNSNVPYFLRFNTLQALLVDIIVVLLGYAFGILLQPLSSGLMLRTLSSTVVVAVLAVVLFAWIECIRGREPDLPGLSQAVRMQLY
- a CDS encoding shikimate dehydrogenase, which translates into the protein MISGTTGLIGLLGQPVSHSLSPVMHNAALKAMDLDWRYLALPCRADDLKTVLNGLQAVGCRGLNVTIPHKQQVVGLCRELSPLAERLGAVNTLTPFKEGGWHGHNTDMEGFLAPLQMQAEQWQDAEAVVLGCGGSARAVVAGLQQLPLTAIHVAGRRSGALDDFLNDLRAGQSSDSAPLIAMSFDPDALSRVLQRSKLVVNTTPVGMQGHGDDNAMPLGSDLWAGVDASVTLYDLIYTPRSTPWLALGQQRGCRTIDGLEMLVQQGAAALRRWSGRTDVPVDQMREGALRSLDAHQAQPEGSTN